The proteins below come from a single Xyrauchen texanus isolate HMW12.3.18 chromosome 1, RBS_HiC_50CHRs, whole genome shotgun sequence genomic window:
- the LOC127651136 gene encoding protocadherin-7-like isoform X4 — protein sequence MRTKGIVDCLSYCFLILQLLSQPAAKQVLRYRLAEEGPADVRVGNVAADLGITAGMDVTFTLESGSEYFKIDNMTGDLSTNERRIDREKLPQCQMIFDENECFIDFEVSVIGPAQSWVDLFEGKIIILDINDNTPSFPSPVLTLSVEENRPIGTLYLLPTATDRDFGRNGIERYELIQDNGDSSVRRIGTSGSGSVDIHAGKRRFDEGASRSSVFELQVADTTDGEKQPQLIIKGALDREQRDSYELTLRVRDGGDPPRSSQAILRVMITDVNDNTPRFEKSVYEADLPENSSPGAPILQLKAGDTDVGVNGQIEYVFGAATESVRRLLRLDESTGWLSVLHRIDREDVSQLRFTVMARDRGQPPKTDKATVIINIKDENDNVPNIDIRKIGRIFLKDGVANVAEDVIVDTPIALVQVSDRDKGPNGIVTCTVVGDVPFQLKPASEVEGEMNKKKYFLHTSAPLDYEAVQEYNVVIVAVDSGSPSLSSNNSLLVKVGDMNDNPPVFSKSTVEVSFPENNAPGERVVTAVALDPDSGKNAEISYSLESSVNGIFSIDADTGDIRVNTILDREQTERYEFKVIAKDKGMPVLQGSATVVVLVADKNDNEPKFMQDVFTFYVKENLQPNSPVGMVTVMDADKGQNADMSLYIEEEKDIFNIDNFTGTIFSTMAFDREQKTTYLFRVKAVDSGDPPRSATATVSLSIMDENDNPPTVTFPMNSSYTLLSPSTNVRTVVRTVTATDTDTGVNANLSYSIVGGNPFKLFEIDSGTGVISLVSKLEQNHFGLHRLVVQVNDSGVPSQSTTTLVHIYVNETLSNSTIVEAQIARSLGTPLNTDIAGDPNYDLGKQRLSIAIGVVSGIMTVILIILVVVMARYCRPKNKNGYEAGKKDHEDFFTPQQHDKSKKPKKDKNKKKTKQALYSSIVTVEASKPNGQRYDGVNEKLSDSSGMGHYRSVNGGPGSPDLARHYKSSSPLPTVQLHPQSPTAGKKHQAVQDLPPANTFVGTGDNISIGSDHCSEYSSQTINKYNKQTLGPCLT from the coding sequence ATGAGGACTAAAGGCATCGTGGACTGTTTAAGCTACTGCTTTCTAATTCTGCAGCTGCTGAGTCAGCCCGCAGCCAAGCAAGTGCTTCGATACCGTCTGGCTGAGGAGGGTCCTGCCGATGTCCGGGTAGGTAATGTAGCCGCGGACCTCGGCATCACGGCTGGTATGGATGTGACTTTTACCTTAGAATCTGGCTCCGAGTACTTCAAAATAGACAACATGACCGGTGACCTGAGCACGAACGAAAGGCGGATAGACCGTGAAAAGCTGCCGCAGTGTCAAATGATTTTTGACGAGAACGAATGTTTTATAGATTTCGAAGTGTCTGTGATAGGACCAGCGCAGAGCTGGGTTGATCTCTTCGAgggcaaaataattattttagacataaatgacaaCACGCCGTCTTTCCCCTCTCCCGTTCTTACTCTCTCAGTGGAGGAGAACAGACCAATTGGCACACTTTATCTCCTGCCCACGGCCACCGACAGAGATTTCGGTAGGAACGGAATTGAGAGATACGAGTTAATTCAGGACAACGGCGATAGCTCCGTCAGACGAATTGGCACTTCAGGCTCCGGTAGTGTTGACATTCACGCGGGCAAGCGGAGATTTGATGAGGGGGCGAGCCGAAGCAGCGTCTTTGAACTTCAAGTTGCTGACACCACAGACGGCGAGAAGCAGCCGCAGCTAATTATCAAAGGGGCTCTAGACAGAGAGCAGCGCGACTCATATGAGCTGACTCTGCGTGTTAGAGATGGGGGCGACCCACCACGCTCCTCCCAAGCCATTCTTAGGGTAATGATCACTGATGTGAATGATAACACCCCACGCTTTGAGAAGAGTGTGTATGAGGCAGACCTGCCAGAAAACAGCTCCCCTGGTGCCCCCATACTGCAGCTGAAAGCAGGCGATACTGATGTTGGTGTGAATGGACAGATTGAGTATGTTTTCGGAGCAGCCACCGAATCAGTGCGGCGACTGCTGCGGCTTGACGAGAGCACTGGCTGGCTCAGTGTTTTGCATCGAATTGACCGCGAAGATGTCAGCCAGCTTCGCTTTACTGTCATGGCACGTGACCGTGGTCAGCCTCCTAAGACTGATAAGGCCACAGTGATTATTAATATCAAAGATGAAAATGACAACGTTCCAAATATTGACATCCGAAAAATAGGACGCATTTTTCTCAAAGATGGTGTGGCTAATGTGGCAGAGGACGTGATTGTCGATACGCCTATTGCACTGGTCCAAGTCTCAGACCGTGATAAGGGACCTAACGGTATAGTGACATGCACTGTAGTGGGTGATGTTCCATTTCAGCTCAAGCCAGCGAGTGAGGTCGAGGgtgaaatgaataaaaagaagTACTTTCTTCATACGTCAGCACCACTTGATTATGAAGCAGTGCAGGAGTATAACGTGGTCATTGTGGCTGTTGACTCTGGAAGCCCTAGTCTCTCTAGCAACAATTCATTATTAGTAAAAGTGGGAGACATGAATGACAATCCACCAGTATTTAGCAAAAGCACAGTGGAAGTTTCATTTCCTGAGAACAATGCCCCTGGTGAGCGTGTTGTCACAGCAGTGGCCTTAGATCCAGACAGTGGCAAAAATGCAGAAATCTCATACTCCCTGGAATCCTCTGTGAACGGAATATTCTCCATTGATGCTGACACAGGTGACATCCGTGTCAACACCATACTTGACAGGGAGCAGACGGAACGCTATGAGTTTAAAGTTATTGCCAAAGACAAAGGCATGCCTGTTCTGCAGGGCTCAGCCACTGTGGTAGTATTAGTGGCAGATAAAAATGACAATGAGCCAAAGTTCATGCAGGATGTATTTACTTTCTATGTAAAGGAAAACCTGCAACCCAACAGTCCTGTTGGCATGGTAACAGTTATGGATGCCGATAAAGGACAAAATGCAGACATGAGTCTATACATTGAGGAAGAAAAAGACATTTTTAACATTGACAACTTCACAGGGACCATCTTCTCAACCATGGCTTTTGACCGTGAGCAGAAAACCACATATTTGTTCCGTGTCAAAGCTGTTGATAGCGGCGATCCACCCCGGTCTGCTACGGCCACGGTGTCCCTCTCAATAATGGATGAAAACGATAACCCTCCCACTGTTACTTTTCCCATGAACAGCTCATACACACTTCTCTCACCGTCTACTAATGTGAGAACAGTGGTCAGGACTGTCACAGCTACGGATACAGATACAGGTGTCAATGCTAACCTTAGCTATAGTATTGTTGGTGGCAATCCATTTAAGTTGTTTGAAATTGATTCAGGAACTGGTGTTATCTCATTAGTTAGCAAACTAGAACAAAACCACTTTGGCCTACATCGCTTAGTAGTGCAAGTGAATGACAGTGGGGTTCCATCGCAAAGCACCACCACATTGGTGCACATCTATGTCAATGAAACACTCTCCAACTCCACTATTGTGGAAGCACAAATTGCGAGAAGCCTTGGTACCCCACTTAACACTGACATTGCAGGTGACCCCAACTACGACTTGGGAAAGCAACGATTGAGCATTGCAATAGGGGTTGTGTCAGGCATCATGACAGTCATTCTTATTATCCTGGTCGTGGTCATGGCCCGCTACTGCCGGCCCAAGAACAAGAACGGCTATGAGGCTGGAAAGAAAGATCACGAGGACTTCTTCACACCACAGCAACATGACAAAAGCAAGAAACCTAAGAAGGACAAGAATAAGAAAAAGACTAAACAAGCTCTATATAGCAGCATTGTCACTGTTGAGGCATCCAAGCCAAATGGGCAGCGCTATGATGGCGTAAATGAGAAACTGTCAGACAGTTCAGGAATGGGCCACTATCGGTCTGTCAATGGTGGCCCAGGTAGCCCAGATCTTGCCCGACATTACAAATCCAGCTCACCCTTGCCTACTGTTCAGCTACACCCACAGTCACCTACGGCAGGAAAAAAGCACCAAGCCGTTCAGGACCTGCCACCGGCCAACACGTTTGTTGGGACTGGAGATAACATATCCATCGGATCAGACCACTGTTCTGAGTACAGTAGCCAAACCATCAACAAGTACAACAAACAG